Part of the Leucobacter insecticola genome is shown below.
GCGGATTTGGTCCGGAGTGGTAGTCGATTTCGGTCTGAAAGTCACGCACCAGCTTGCCCTGTTGGTCTTGGCGCACCCCGAACCGCAGGGCGACGAGATCTTCGACAGGGTCGGTGCGGCGCCGTCCGAGGGCTGCAGCGAGCAGCCCGACGATACCGCTCTTGCTTGGCATCGTCTTGGTTTCGCGCCGCACAAATCGGCTGTCGTTGCCCCAAGATTGCAGAGGCCCAGACAGGTCGAGAAGTAGGCTGCTCATGCCTAGTGCTCCAGCCGTGGTGCGACGGCGGTGCTAACGAGGGTGACAAGCTCATCCAGTGGCATCTCGGGTGCGCGGCCTGTGAGCTTGGCAAGGCTGTCTCGTGTCTCGGGATCAGTCACGAGTACCCCGCTGGCGACGGGTGCCGTACCAAACGCCGCGTCTTCTGAGACGGCGAGCTCTGCGAGCTTCGCGGCTGCGAGTTGCAGTACGCCGCCGTCGGCTGTGACGGGTTTTTCGAAGGCACCGGCAAGGTTCACTGGCTGGTCTTCACGCACCTCGACGAGGACAACGCCGGGGCGGGTGCGGTTCGCGAAGGTGTTCTGCTTGCCGGTTGGCATGCTGGTGACGAACGCACGCATGAACGCTTCGATGGCGCGGATTGCGGCTTCTGACGAACCCAGGTTCTCGGTGAGGCGCTGCGCGTCGATGGTTGCGTAGCGGTAGAGCGTTGAAGACACGAAGCCGACGGTGCCGATCATGCCTGCGCCTGCGTTGTCTTCCGGGCTGTTGTCATCGACCGCGGTGAAGTAATCGAACTCGGGTGACGCGGCGTGAACGGAAATAGCGTGGCTGACCTGGCAGGCGGCGTCGACGTTGAGATCGGGAGCGTCGGCGATCATGCGACCGAAAAGCGCGACGTCAATTGAGTTTTCGTCTGCGAAGGCTTTCTTTGCAGCCTTCTTGTCGAGTTTCTCGCCACCAGCAACGGCAACCCCGATCTCGGCGAGTGCGTTGATCTGCGCGCGTGAAAGGAATATGAGGTAGCCCGTGTGTCGATCCTCAGTTTCTTCGTCTTTCTTCTTCTCGATCTTGACCTTGATGCCGGTCTCTTTGAGCACATCGGTGGCGAGTTCGGTTGCCTGGTTGGCCTCGATTGAAGCATCAAGCTCGGTGATGCGTTTCGCGATTCGTTCAACTACACGCACAGTACGCTCGCCGAGTTCGGTGACGTCGAGGTGATTGTTGAATTCGGTGCGTGTCGCGCGCTTCCAAGCCTGGCTCGAGACGCGGGCGCGGGCGACGCCGCCGTAGATCGCTGATTTGGGCGAACCGGTGTCGTCTCGGTTGATGCAAGACGGGGGAACGGTCTGTAGAACGTGAATGTCGATGAATGTTTTGGGTGCTGATGTGGTCATGGGGTTACTCCTTCGAGTGGGCTATCTGGTCTAGTTGGAGGCTGGTGTTTTGGGTGCGGGATCGCCGCTCGTTTCTGGCGATGTCGTTTCTTGCTTAATTGGCCTCGTTACGTCTCGAGCCCAGGCAAGGCGCACGCTTGTGCGTGAGTTGGGCTGTGCAAGAAAGTAGAGATCTGTCGCGAGTTTCGCGTAGTCGAGGGGGACGCCCTCGCTGCGAAACTGTTGCACGAGGCTGCGCAGGTGCCTGACGATCTCAGCGCGATCAGTTGCTGAAGTCAGAGACTGGAAGCGGCGCATGACGGGCTTTTCGCGACTCTCGAGATCGTCGACTCGGGCGAGCCTTCGAACGGCTC
Proteins encoded:
- the cas7e gene encoding type I-E CRISPR-associated protein Cas7/Cse4/CasC, with translation MTTSAPKTFIDIHVLQTVPPSCINRDDTGSPKSAIYGGVARARVSSQAWKRATRTEFNNHLDVTELGERTVRVVERIAKRITELDASIEANQATELATDVLKETGIKVKIEKKKDEETEDRHTGYLIFLSRAQINALAEIGVAVAGGEKLDKKAAKKAFADENSIDVALFGRMIADAPDLNVDAACQVSHAISVHAASPEFDYFTAVDDNSPEDNAGAGMIGTVGFVSSTLYRYATIDAQRLTENLGSSEAAIRAIEAFMRAFVTSMPTGKQNTFANRTRPGVVLVEVREDQPVNLAGAFEKPVTADGGVLQLAAAKLAELAVSEDAAFGTAPVASGVLVTDPETRDSLAKLTGRAPEMPLDELVTLVSTAVAPRLEH